The genomic window tacaatttatttgtcaacaaactttgtttatttttaggtATGGAGATTAATAACAAATTTTATGTATTTTGGACCAATAGGATTCAACTTTTTATTCAACATGATTTTTGCCTACCGATATTGTCGGATGTTGGAAGAAGGATCCTTTCGAAACAAGACAGCAGATTTTTTCTTCATGATTTTGTTCGGTTGTTCAATAATGACTGTATCCTTTTATTGTGCTTATATAATATATACCTAACAAAGTTTTCCAAATTAAGGAagattttgcaaaattaaaaatgcaatttatatttttagagCCCTATTAAGTATGTAGCTTATTTGTACATCTCAAAATCTATCATAACACTGATATATGATGCATATCAAATAAAAGATttccaattattattttttccaaactttgaaattttgaattgatcATTGATTTGAGAAGGTAATCTAtgcaaaaagataaaaagaagctatttttatttttgcagcTTGAAGAAAATTAGATGAAATAaatggaaaagaaaagaaatattttgaatgtttAGGTTATCTCCCTTGGTGcatattttatagtttaaatgGGAGATATTCCTGTAGGTACAAAATTTAACTTGAAAAAATGCTATACTTATTTAACATGGTTTTAAAATctttctaaaaatagtttaattaaTCTGCTATATATATCTACACAACACTGTTCAGGGGTAAAATTAATCTGCAATAGAAATAGTTAACTTTATGTTATAGGCACAATGTTAACTAGCTTATACATAtaacttataaaatcaaatgtcAGAGTCTGCAGCTTAAAATGAGGCAGTAATTGATATCTTTTCAGAGaacaaaattccattttttgTAGGCAATGTAATTTGAACTTGAAGCGATTGCCGAAAGatttaacatattatttttaaGTATTACATACATGGCGGGACATATACTTGCCTCCCCATGCCGCGAAAGTTGTATATTTGCTTAAAAGCAACAAAAACACATCTTCTTCCATAGCACGTTTATTTCAAAGAGACAgataacatcacatgacaaatatgcaTCATCATCatacaaagggacataactctcacGATTTAACTACAAAACACATACGACCATACAATACAGATACATAACATAAGAACCATTATTTGACACTTATGATTTTACTTTCCTTAACATACTAAGATTTTAGGAttaattgtaaatattgttttcctTGGTAGTGCTTTTACAATTATGTTAGTGTATTTATGGAGCAGAAGAAATCCTTATGTGAGATTAAATTTTTTTGGACTTATGACATTTCATGCACCTTACTTGCCGTGGGTGTTGTTAGGGTTTTCAGTATTATTAGGAAATTCAGTTGTTATTGATTTGATGGGTAAGTAAATCATAAATATTTAGAAAAGTGGGTTTTGTTATGATTCTCAtgcagtaaattcagaaataaatctCTATAGAAATTAATAATGCACGTTTGTTGTTTCATTATAATTGCCATCCtgaaattttagcttttttttttgcattagtAGAAATATTGCATGTTTCAGAAtgt from Mytilus galloprovincialis chromosome 5, xbMytGall1.hap1.1, whole genome shotgun sequence includes these protein-coding regions:
- the LOC143076615 gene encoding derlin-2-like: MAQTFQQEYMQMPPVTRAYTTACVITTIAVQLDIITPFQIYFNPDLIFRKFQVWRLITNFMYFGPIGFNFLFNMIFAYRYCRMLEEGSFRNKTADFFFMILFGCSIMTILGLIVNIVFLGSAFTIMLVYLWSRRNPYVRLNFFGLMTFHAPYLPWVLLGFSVLLGNSVVIDLMGIAVGHIYYFLEDVFPEQQGGFRILKTPRFLTYLLEGPTEDPNYNPLPEERPGGFNWGEGPEGDEQ